A portion of the Microbulbifer agarilyticus genome contains these proteins:
- a CDS encoding superoxide dismutase, which produces MAHVLPELPYAMDALQPHISQETLEYHYGKHHKTYVDKLNGLLDGTPEADKSLEEVIKSSSGGVFNNAAQIWNHTFYWNCLSPNGGGAATGAVAEAINAAFGSFDKFKEEFTASAVNNFGSGWTWLVKKSDGSVAIVNTSNAETPLTDSSVTPLLTCDVWEHAYYIDYRNARPKYMEAFWALLNWDFVNQNFA; this is translated from the coding sequence ATGGCACACGTTCTGCCCGAACTCCCCTATGCTATGGACGCACTGCAGCCGCACATCTCCCAGGAAACCCTGGAATACCACTACGGCAAACACCACAAGACCTACGTCGACAAGCTGAACGGCCTGCTGGACGGCACCCCGGAAGCTGACAAATCCCTGGAAGAAGTGATCAAGTCCTCCTCCGGTGGTGTTTTCAACAACGCAGCCCAGATCTGGAACCACACCTTCTACTGGAACTGCCTGAGCCCTAACGGTGGCGGCGCAGCCACTGGCGCCGTGGCTGAAGCCATTAACGCCGCTTTCGGTTCCTTCGACAAGTTCAAAGAAGAATTCACCGCAAGTGCTGTGAACAACTTCGGTTCTGGCTGGACCTGGCTGGTGAAGAAGTCCGACGGCTCCGTTGCCATCGTAAACACTTCCAACGCCGAAACCCCGCTGACCGACAGCAGCGTTACTCCGCTGCTGACCTGCGACGTTTGGGAACACGCCTACTACATCGACTACCGCAACGCGCGTCCGAAGTACATGGAAGCGTTCTGGGCACTGCTGAACTGGGACTTCGTGAACCAGAACTTTGCCTAA
- a CDS encoding DUF885 domain-containing protein: MKLKLTLLAAAISALAMTGCDREQAGQQKNTAANETAQVTEQAATESAETATSAAASEGDAEVIQQTNELFEQQFQTHVSRSPEFKTFLGMKEDYGKWDDLSPEFEKETHEIYKSQLEALKKIDPNKLDKATRLSLDLAIRNLEQNIEGWKWRLHTYPVNQMYAAHTSVASMLINQHRIDDASDAEAYISRLNALPAHFDQLIENLQARADKGVIVPKFVFPYIISDGQNLITGAPYGDGEDSTLYADFKGKVDKLEISDEEKTALVEQAKTAMLDSVKPAYEKLIGYLGELEQKATTDDGAWKLPDGDAFYQHRLNVYTTTDMTAEEIHQKGLEDVKRIHDEMREIMAKVKFEGTLQEFFEFMRTDKQFYYPETEEGKQRYLKEATAMIDNLKGRLDELFITKPKADLVVKAVEPFREKSAGKAFYQRPAPDGSRPGIYYANLYKMSSMPVYQMEALAYHEGIPGHHMQLSIMQELENVPSFRKFGGYTAYTEGWGLYSELVPKEIGLYQDPYSDFGRLAMELWRAGRLVVDTGLHSKKWTREETIDWLAENSPNPKEDVVKAIERYIVMPGQATAYKIGMMKILELRENAKQQLGDKFDIREFHDVVLANGAVPLDVLEELVTDWVNSKQAN, translated from the coding sequence ATGAAGCTCAAGCTGACTCTGCTGGCAGCCGCCATAAGCGCGCTGGCCATGACAGGTTGTGACCGTGAACAAGCCGGTCAACAGAAAAACACTGCCGCTAACGAGACCGCACAGGTAACCGAGCAGGCAGCTACCGAGAGCGCAGAAACTGCAACCAGTGCCGCGGCATCTGAGGGCGACGCCGAGGTTATCCAGCAGACCAATGAACTGTTTGAACAACAGTTCCAGACACACGTAAGCCGCAGCCCGGAATTCAAAACCTTCCTGGGCATGAAAGAGGATTACGGTAAGTGGGACGACCTCTCGCCAGAATTTGAGAAAGAAACCCACGAGATCTATAAGAGCCAGCTGGAAGCGCTGAAGAAGATTGACCCGAACAAACTCGATAAGGCGACCCGCCTGTCTCTGGACCTTGCCATCCGCAACCTGGAGCAGAATATCGAGGGCTGGAAGTGGCGACTGCACACTTACCCGGTAAACCAGATGTACGCCGCTCACACTAGCGTGGCATCCATGCTGATCAACCAGCATCGCATCGACGATGCGTCCGATGCGGAAGCCTACATCTCCCGCCTGAACGCCCTGCCCGCACACTTCGACCAGCTGATCGAAAACCTGCAGGCGCGCGCCGACAAGGGCGTGATCGTGCCCAAGTTTGTATTCCCGTACATTATCAGCGACGGTCAAAACCTGATCACCGGCGCGCCCTATGGCGATGGCGAAGACAGCACCCTGTACGCCGACTTCAAGGGCAAGGTGGACAAGCTGGAAATCAGCGACGAGGAAAAAACTGCGCTGGTAGAACAGGCCAAAACCGCGATGCTCGACAGCGTGAAGCCGGCTTATGAAAAACTCATCGGCTACCTGGGCGAACTGGAACAGAAAGCCACCACCGACGATGGCGCCTGGAAATTACCCGACGGCGACGCTTTCTACCAGCACCGTCTGAACGTGTACACCACCACCGATATGACCGCCGAAGAGATCCACCAGAAGGGTCTTGAAGATGTGAAGCGCATTCACGATGAAATGCGCGAGATCATGGCCAAGGTGAAGTTTGAAGGCACGCTGCAGGAATTCTTTGAGTTCATGCGTACCGACAAGCAGTTCTACTACCCGGAAACCGAGGAAGGCAAGCAGCGCTACCTGAAAGAAGCGACTGCGATGATCGACAACCTGAAAGGGCGCCTGGATGAGTTGTTCATCACCAAACCCAAGGCAGACCTGGTCGTAAAAGCGGTAGAGCCCTTCCGTGAAAAATCAGCCGGTAAAGCCTTCTACCAGCGTCCGGCGCCGGACGGTTCTCGCCCCGGTATCTACTACGCCAACCTGTACAAGATGAGCAGCATGCCGGTGTACCAGATGGAAGCGCTCGCTTACCACGAAGGCATTCCAGGGCACCACATGCAGCTGTCCATCATGCAGGAACTGGAAAACGTTCCGAGCTTCCGCAAGTTCGGTGGTTACACCGCGTACACCGAAGGCTGGGGTCTGTACTCCGAACTGGTGCCCAAGGAAATTGGTCTCTACCAGGACCCCTACTCCGACTTCGGCCGCCTGGCGATGGAACTGTGGCGCGCTGGCCGCCTGGTGGTGGATACCGGCCTGCACAGCAAGAAATGGACCCGCGAGGAAACCATTGATTGGCTGGCAGAAAACAGCCCCAACCCCAAAGAGGATGTAGTGAAAGCCATTGAACGCTACATCGTGATGCCTGGTCAGGCCACCGCCTACAAGATCGGCATGATGAAAATCCTCGAGCTGCGCGAAAACGCCAAGCAGCAGCTGGGTGATAAGTTCGACATCCGCGAGTTCCACGATGTGGTGCTGGCCAACGGTGCCGTACCACTGGATGTGCTGGAAGAGCTGGTTACCGACTGGGTAAACAGCAAACAGGCGAACTAA
- a CDS encoding c-type cytochrome, with amino-acid sequence MDFRRLKLPLALSAICGLTLTGCTLAHKFFEPNITEERISEVRYLDQGWTDEDRQLFYNTPQGTELQGLHFEWLQALEQPFSKEKLASEENMRGWGFIIDPTFSPKSNAGSIYPVGMGSHTNIFDDSERLDLGCALCHTGELHYKGTALRVDGGQAIHGMSTSAPGEFIFSLGATTLETAFNPLKWSRFADEVAGDDKQARAQLKQDFSAYRKRFFEFAKGPGRDANFPVAEGRGRTDAVGRIGNVVFGYNLNIEENYQPADAPVSYPFLWDIWRFDWVQYTGFTNQAMARNVGEGLGVMAPVKLVDEKGNLLPEGEFGQTTIDVKGMHCVETTLRKLRPPKWPEDVLGEIDLAQAREGKELFADQCAHCHGPHPSKPYQWAVAANPGDNPTNQRDVNWQWDMSGQISYDEQDHPLREDWRESIWAVPWIDVEVIGTDPTAANNFVDHTYDPGPLVAKNPNDPDDAVNRRVNAGDGLQLLINELVPVLYENSGISSDANGVADYDGLNVPFRIVNKAAYKARPLHGVWATPPFLHNGSVPTIYDLLSPREVRPVRFGVGHREYNPRKLGYMTEMRRGNFEFDTTQKGNSNSGHQFTDADVPGRIGRRFKEGERLALLEYLKIMGNPDFSERLGGDPQNWDQYPEPPASAIGDQACAPFRHDAAPQLVNSEVTP; translated from the coding sequence ATGGATTTTCGTCGTCTCAAGTTACCCCTTGCCCTGTCTGCTATTTGCGGGCTCACGCTGACTGGCTGCACCCTCGCGCATAAATTCTTTGAACCCAATATCACCGAAGAACGTATTTCTGAGGTGCGCTATCTGGATCAGGGGTGGACGGACGAAGACCGCCAACTGTTTTACAACACACCACAGGGAACGGAACTGCAGGGGCTGCACTTCGAGTGGCTGCAGGCATTGGAACAACCATTTTCCAAAGAAAAGCTGGCCAGCGAAGAAAACATGCGAGGCTGGGGTTTTATTATCGACCCCACCTTCAGCCCCAAATCCAATGCTGGCAGTATTTACCCGGTGGGCATGGGCAGCCACACGAATATCTTTGACGATTCCGAGCGCCTGGACCTGGGCTGCGCCCTGTGCCACACCGGTGAGCTGCACTACAAGGGTACCGCGCTGCGTGTAGATGGCGGCCAGGCTATTCACGGCATGTCCACAAGTGCCCCCGGGGAATTCATTTTCTCCCTGGGCGCCACCACGCTGGAAACAGCGTTCAACCCCCTGAAGTGGTCGCGCTTTGCCGATGAAGTTGCCGGCGACGATAAACAGGCACGGGCGCAGCTAAAGCAGGACTTTTCCGCATACCGCAAACGCTTCTTTGAATTCGCCAAAGGCCCGGGGCGCGATGCAAACTTCCCGGTGGCCGAAGGCCGCGGCCGCACCGATGCGGTTGGACGTATCGGCAACGTGGTGTTCGGCTACAACCTGAATATTGAAGAGAATTATCAGCCGGCAGATGCACCGGTGAGCTACCCGTTTTTGTGGGACATCTGGCGTTTTGACTGGGTGCAATACACCGGCTTTACCAACCAGGCCATGGCACGGAACGTGGGCGAAGGCCTCGGGGTGATGGCGCCAGTAAAACTGGTAGACGAAAAAGGGAACCTGCTTCCCGAGGGCGAATTCGGCCAAACCACCATCGATGTGAAGGGTATGCATTGCGTGGAAACCACTCTGCGCAAACTGCGACCGCCCAAGTGGCCGGAAGATGTGTTGGGTGAAATTGATCTCGCACAGGCCCGCGAAGGCAAGGAGCTGTTCGCCGACCAGTGTGCCCACTGCCACGGCCCGCACCCATCCAAACCTTACCAGTGGGCGGTCGCCGCCAATCCCGGTGACAACCCCACCAACCAGCGCGACGTAAACTGGCAGTGGGATATGTCGGGCCAGATCAGTTATGACGAACAAGACCATCCCCTGCGTGAAGACTGGCGCGAGTCTATTTGGGCGGTGCCGTGGATTGATGTGGAGGTGATCGGAACCGACCCCACTGCAGCGAACAACTTCGTCGATCACACCTACGATCCGGGTCCACTGGTGGCCAAAAACCCAAACGACCCGGACGACGCCGTTAACCGTCGTGTGAATGCCGGCGACGGTTTGCAATTGCTGATCAATGAATTGGTACCGGTGCTTTACGAGAACAGCGGTATTTCCAGCGACGCCAATGGCGTCGCCGATTACGACGGGCTGAATGTGCCCTTCCGCATCGTCAATAAAGCGGCGTACAAGGCTCGGCCGCTGCACGGTGTCTGGGCCACGCCGCCCTTCCTGCATAACGGCTCGGTGCCCACTATTTACGACCTGCTCTCACCGAGAGAGGTTCGCCCGGTACGTTTCGGTGTCGGCCACCGGGAATACAACCCACGGAAGCTGGGCTATATGACCGAGATGCGCCGCGGCAATTTCGAATTTGATACCACGCAAAAAGGTAACAGCAATAGCGGCCACCAGTTCACCGATGCCGATGTACCCGGCCGTATCGGCCGGCGCTTCAAAGAAGGCGAGCGACTGGCACTGCTGGAGTACCTGAAGATAATGGGCAACCCGGACTTCTCGGAACGTTTAGGTGGCGACCCGCAAAACTGGGATCAATACCCGGAGCCGCCGGCCAGCGCCATCGGCGACCAGGCCTGCGCGCCCTTCCGCCACGATGCTGCACCGCAACTGGTTAACAGCGAGGTAACACCATGA